A single Lolium perenne isolate Kyuss_39 chromosome 6, Kyuss_2.0, whole genome shotgun sequence DNA region contains:
- the LOC127344947 gene encoding protein NRT1/ PTR FAMILY 8.3, whose amino-acid sequence MSSLRTSSPRPYILLDAGDDTEGGGRPPLVRQLTYRSPRILLASPRSASPRIDEARQLGLPSPRIAEESPQAPLLDDRRITSRKAPFALTYRSFKRTNSLLASSSPRVASTSPGIRSPRIDEESLISQRIAEESLQAPPLLTDKKITSSSKAPFVVLGFECLESTAFNGISTNLVVYLETVLHGSNLGSASNVATWFGTSYLTPIFGAIVADTYWGNYNTILVSLAVYLLGMLLVTFSAFLPPEVSSAFVTTKTLAFVGLYLVAIGSGGVRSSLLPFGAEQFDDTIAEDREDKASFFSWFYLCVDFGPIVSGLFIVWIQLNVSWGLGFAISTACIALACAAFLLATPMYKRSMPTGTPLKSLCQVLVAACRKASLKLPSDAALLYEASDDNKYDNCYQLPPRIAHTGEFRFLDKAAIFSDLDVALVEGTSWKLCTVTQVEELKILLRLLPVWTTSIIFSAAYSQMNTTFIQQGSAMDMNIFSLSIPAASLSSFEVLCVLAWVVLYGKVIVPALGAFYSGGNGEPSQLQRMGAGRVLMALSMALAAVVEKSRLASVARGELIGIAWQLPQYFFLAGGEVFCYIAQLEFFYGEAPDTMKSMCTSLALLTIALGSYLSSLIYAVIALFTATAESPGWIADDLNEGHLDYFFWIMAAISILNFLVYSAFAKNYKLKTVLS is encoded by the exons CTCACCTACCGTTCCCCAAGGATTCTGCTTGCTTCCCCAAGGAGTGCTTCTCCAAGGATCGATGAGGCGAGACAGCTAGGGCTTCCCTCGCCACGGATTGCAGAGGAGAGCCCGCAAGCGCCACTTCTCGATGACAGGAGAATAACCAGCCGCAAGGCACCGTTT GCTCTCACCTACCGTTCGTTCAAAAGAACAAATAGTCTGCTTGCTTCCTCAAGCCCAAGGGTTGCTTCCACAAGCCCGGGGATTCGGTCGCCAAGGATTGATGAGGAGAGCTTGATATCGCAGAGGATTGCAGAGGAGAGCCTGCAAGCGCCGCCTCTTCTCACTGACAAGAAAATAACCAGTAGCAGCAAGGCGCCGTTTGTAGTACTAG GGTTCGAGTGCCTGGAGAGCACGGCGTTCAATGGCATCTCCACGAACCTGGTGGTGTACCTGGAGACCGTCCTCCACGGCAGCAACCTCGGCAGCGCCTCCAACGTCGCCACCTGGTTCGGGACCAGCTACCTCACGCCCATCTTCGGGGCCATCGTCGCCGACACCTACTGGGGCAACTACAACACCATCCTCGTCTCCCTCGCCGTCTACCTCCTCGGCATGCTGCTCGTCACTTTCTCCGCATTCCTGCCGCCGGAGGTCTCTTCCGCGTTCGTCACCACCAAGACGCTCGCGTTCGTGGGGCTCTACCTGGTGGCCATCGGGAGCGGCGGCGTGCGGTCCTCTCTCCTACCGTTCGGCGCCGAGCAGTTCGACGACACCATCGCCGAGGACCGGGAGGACAAGGCCTCCTTCTTCAGCTGGTTCTACCTCTGCGTCGACTTCGGCCCCATCGTGTCCGGCCTTTTCATCGTCTGGATCCAGCTCAACGTCAGCTGGGGCCTCGGCTTCGCCATCTCCACAGCGTGCATCGCGCTCGCCTGCGCCGCCTTCCTACTCGCCACGCCCATGTACAAGCGCAGCATGCCCACCGGCACGCCGCTCAAGAGCCTCTGCCAGGTGCTCGTCGCCGCCTGCAGGAAGGCCAGCCTCAAgctcccctccgacgccgcccttctCTACGAGGCCAGCGACgacaacaagtatgataattgttACCAGCTGCCGCCCAGGATCGCGCACACCGGCGAGTTTAGGTTTCTCGACAAGGCGGCCATCTTCTCGGACCTCGACGTCGCCCTGGTCGAGGGAACGTCGTGGAAGCTCTGCACCGTCACGCAGGTGGAGGAGCTCAAGATTCTCCTGCGGCTTCTCCCGGTATGGACGACCAGCATCATCTTCTCGGCGGCATACTCCCAGATGAACACCACCTTCATCCAGCAGGGCAGCGCCATGGACATGAACATCTTCTCCCTGTCCATACCGGCCGCGTCGCTGAGCTCCTTCGAGGTGCTCTGCGTCCTTGCATGGGTGGTCCTCTACGGCAAGGTGATCGTGCCCGCGCTCGGCGCCTTCTACTCGGGCGGCAACGGGGAGCCGTCGCAGCTGCAGCGGATGGGGGCCGGCCGCGTCCTCATGGCGCTCTCCATGGCGCTCGCGGCGGTCGTAGAGAAGAGCCGACTCGCCAGCGTCGCGCGAGGAGAGCTCATCGGCATCGCCTGGCAGCTACCGCAGTACTTCTTCCTCGCCGGCGGGGAGGTGTTCTGCTACATTGCCCAgctcgagttcttctacggcgagGCGCCCGACACCATGAAGAGCATGTGCACGTCGCTCGCGCTCCTCACCATCGCGCTCGGGAGCTACCTGAGCTCGCTCATATACGCGGTCATTGCTCTCTTCACAGCCACCGCCGAGAGCCCCGGCTGGATCGCCGACGACCTCAACGAGGGGCACCTCGACTACTTTTTCTGGATAATGGCCGCCATTTCCATACTCAACTTCCTCGTGTACAGCGCATTTGCCAAGAACTACAAGCTCAAGACGGTCCTCTCGTGA